A single window of Plasmodium malariae genome assembly, chromosome: 8 DNA harbors:
- the PmUG01_08043400 gene encoding 60S ribosomal protein L26, putative — protein MKFNKQKSSSRRKIRKAHFSAPAGLRRKIMSSKLSKELRLKYKTRSLPIRKDDEVLICRGHNHGREGKVVKINRKRFKIYVERVTREKVNGESTFIGIHPSNVILTKLKIDKNRKKILDRKAAKEKV, from the exons AAAAATCTTCATCGCGGAGGAAAATAAGGAAAGCTCATTTTTCCGCCCCTGCAGGACTTAGAAGGAAAATTATGTCCTCTAAGTTGTCGAAAGAATTAAGATTAAAATATAAG ACTCGTTCACTGCCAATCAGAAAAGACGACGAAGTCCTCATTTGTAGAGGTCACAATCATGGAAGGGAGGGGAaagttgtaaaaataaacagaaagagatttaaaatatacgtGGAAAGAGTAACAAGGGAAAAAGTAAATGGTGAGTCGACATTTATAGGTATTCACCCAAGCAATGTTATATTGACGAAActaaaaattgataaaaatcgtaagaaaattttagatAGAAAAGCGGCAAAAGAGAAAGTCTAA
- the PmUG01_08043300 gene encoding conserved Plasmodium protein, unknown function, with translation MNRGQRKNPEEKEDNKEKQINANRYIKKNKEKQINDEESLTNGLSTHISKLHTTKNEQVFHVNKPFLPSLDGIKNKILNPNDLSYNDKKRITSYHSDEEIKNMHKKASSCPNLLKKNKIIFKRSESFAGILLHKNANVRDLSKLPFSNNLNEHNNKNTSKEINIVFSEKSFTQSDNTYSEDDNETSEESLTEYGEKL, from the coding sequence ATGAACAGGGGACAAAGAAAAAACCCTGAGGAGAAAGAAGacaataaagaaaaacaaataaacgcAAATaggtatattaaaaagaataaagaaaaacaaataaacgaTGAGGAATCATTAACAAATGGGTTAAGTACACACATAAGTAAGCTCCACACAACTAAAAATGAACAAGTTTTCCACGTGAACAAACCTTTCTTGCCCTCACTGGACGggataaagaataaaatattaaatccAAATGACCTATCctataatgataaaaagagAATTACTTCTTATCATTCGGATGAAGagattaaaaatatgcacaaaAAGGCTAGCAGTTGTCCTAACttgttgaaaaaaaataaaataatttttaaaaggtcAGAATCTTTTGCtggtatattattacataaaaatgcaAATGTTAGAGACCTATCGAAGTTACCTTTTTCTAATAACTTAAATGaacacaataataaaaatacatcaAAAGAGATTAATATTGTCTTTTCTGAAAAATCGTTTACACAAAGTGATAACACATATTCAGAAGACGATAATGAAACGTCTGAGGAATCCTTAACAGAGTACGGagaaaaattgtaa